In Armatimonadota bacterium, the following proteins share a genomic window:
- the gyrB gene encoding DNA gyrase subunit B produces the protein MAKPGILTTPQTPDEQSLVTTVDREYTAQEFTVLEGLEAVRRRPGMYIADTGVRGLHQLFYEVIDNSIDEALAGFCTRIDVVLHPDGSLSVTDNGRGIPVDINKETGLTGVELAMTRLHAGSKFGGGGYRVSGGLHGVGVSCVNALSEWLVVEVCRDGKRYRQRFERGTPVTPLEVVGKAKNTGTMVHWLPDHLIFEKRDYDPERIVRRIRELAFLNKNVTITFTDELHGEPTQTFHYKNGLAEFVQWLNENKDPLHKPIHFARTREDTYVEIAIQYNDTYQENIFAFANNIHNTEGGTHVSGFKTALTRVMNNYARKNGFLKEKDPNFSGDDVREGLTAVISVLLLNPQFEGQTKTKLGNSEIEGLVNSIVGEALSQYFEENPSVARRIIEKALVAQRAREAARRAADLVKRQSALENTSLPGKLADCSERDPRLCELFLVEGDSAGGSAKQGRDRRTQAVLPLRGKILNVEKTRLDKALENEEIRALITALGTGIAGPGNGSNGNGEEKDNGDFKFDLSKLRYHRIIIMTDADVDGDHIRTLLLTFFFRYMRPLIEEGHVYIAQPPLYVIKAGKDERYYARTEKDRDEILKNLKRKNVTVGRFKGLGEMNAEELAETTMNPATRRLVRVELEDAVAADEIFSVLMGDKVEPRKEYIVRHAKQVTNLDWHA, from the coding sequence ATGGCAAAACCGGGAATATTGACGACACCCCAGACTCCTGACGAACAGTCTTTAGTGACCACCGTTGACCGCGAGTACACCGCGCAGGAGTTTACCGTGCTGGAGGGGTTGGAAGCAGTGCGCCGACGCCCCGGCATGTATATCGCCGATACCGGCGTGCGCGGGCTCCATCAGCTCTTCTATGAAGTCATCGACAACAGTATTGACGAGGCGCTGGCAGGGTTCTGTACCCGCATCGATGTGGTGCTTCATCCCGATGGCAGTCTCTCCGTTACCGACAACGGACGCGGTATCCCAGTAGACATCAACAAGGAAACCGGCTTGACCGGTGTGGAACTGGCGATGACGCGCCTGCATGCAGGAAGTAAGTTCGGCGGGGGTGGTTATCGCGTCTCCGGCGGTTTGCACGGTGTAGGGGTGTCGTGCGTGAACGCCCTCTCCGAGTGGCTGGTGGTAGAAGTGTGTCGCGACGGCAAACGCTATCGCCAGCGATTCGAGCGGGGAACACCGGTCACACCTCTGGAAGTGGTAGGCAAAGCCAAAAACACAGGTACGATGGTGCACTGGTTGCCTGACCATCTCATCTTCGAGAAGCGCGACTACGACCCGGAGCGTATCGTCCGGCGCATCCGCGAGCTCGCTTTCCTGAACAAGAACGTTACCATCACCTTCACCGATGAACTGCACGGCGAGCCTACGCAGACCTTCCACTACAAGAACGGTCTAGCGGAGTTCGTGCAGTGGCTGAACGAGAACAAGGACCCACTGCACAAGCCGATTCACTTTGCCCGTACGCGCGAAGATACCTACGTGGAAATCGCCATCCAGTACAACGATACCTATCAGGAGAACATCTTCGCCTTCGCCAACAATATCCACAACACCGAAGGCGGCACGCACGTGTCGGGCTTTAAGACCGCACTGACGCGCGTGATGAACAACTACGCTCGCAAAAATGGCTTCCTGAAGGAGAAAGACCCTAACTTCAGCGGCGACGATGTGCGCGAAGGGCTCACGGCAGTCATCAGCGTGCTGTTACTTAACCCGCAATTCGAGGGACAAACCAAGACCAAGCTGGGCAACAGCGAGATAGAGGGTCTGGTGAATTCTATCGTCGGTGAGGCGCTGTCGCAGTACTTCGAAGAAAACCCCTCGGTCGCCCGCCGTATCATCGAGAAGGCACTGGTGGCGCAGCGCGCACGTGAAGCTGCCCGCCGTGCCGCCGACCTGGTGAAACGCCAGAGCGCGCTGGAAAACACCTCCCTGCCGGGTAAACTGGCGGACTGCTCAGAACGCGACCCGCGCCTGTGCGAGTTGTTCCTGGTGGAGGGCGACTCCGCAGGTGGTTCCGCCAAACAGGGACGCGACCGGCGCACGCAGGCGGTACTGCCCCTGCGCGGTAAGATTCTGAACGTGGAGAAAACGCGGCTGGATAAGGCGCTGGAGAACGAGGAGATCCGCGCCCTGATCACCGCGCTGGGCACGGGCATTGCCGGTCCGGGCAACGGCTCCAACGGCAACGGCGAGGAGAAGGACAACGGCGACTTCAAGTTTGATCTCTCCAAGCTGCGCTATCACCGTATCATTATCATGACCGATGCAGACGTAGACGGCGACCATATCCGCACCCTGCTGCTGACCTTCTTCTTCCGCTACATGCGCCCGCTTATTGAGGAGGGGCACGTGTACATCGCGCAGCCGCCCCTGTACGTCATTAAGGCGGGCAAGGACGAACGCTACTACGCCCGCACCGAGAAGGACCGCGACGAGATACTGAAGAACCTGAAGCGCAAAAACGTCACCGTCGGACGGTTCAAAGGGCTGGGTGAGATGAATGCCGAAGAGCTGGCGGAAACCACCATGAACCCCGCCACCCGCCGACTGGTGCGCGTGGAACTGGAAGATGCCGTCGCCGCCGATGAGATATTCAGCGTGCTGATGGGCGACAAGGTAGAACCGCGCAAGGAGTACATCGTCCGACACGCCAAACAGGTCACCAATCTGGACTGGCATGCTTAG